Proteins from a genomic interval of Halomonas alkaliantarctica:
- the purD gene encoding phosphoribosylamine--glycine ligase — translation MKVLMIGGGGREHALAWKLAQSNQVEQVFVAPGNAGTATEAKLTNVAIAATDIDSLVDFARDEQIALTVVGPEAPLVEGVVDRFQAAGLTIFGPTQAAAQLEGSKSFTKDFLARHDIPSADYQTFTEVDPALAYLSKMGAPIVIKADGLAAGKGVIVALSEAEAEAAIRDMLEANAFGGAGARVVIEEFLEGEEASFIVMVDGEHVVPMATSQDHKRAYDGDTGPNTGGMGAYSPAPVVTPEVDARIMEQVILPTVRGMAAEGNAYTGFLYAGLMIDAAGNPKVIEYNCRFGDPETQPIMLRLNSDFAELCLAGAEGNLAGKRCEWDTRAAVGVVLAAGGYPGSYRKGDVITGLAAAEETGCKVFHAGTAQNAQGEITTAGGRVLCVTALGDSVSAAQHQAYQGVNAIRWDGVECRRDIAFRAIAREE, via the coding sequence ATGAAGGTTTTGATGATAGGTGGCGGTGGTCGCGAACACGCCTTGGCTTGGAAATTGGCGCAATCTAACCAGGTTGAGCAGGTGTTTGTCGCGCCCGGCAATGCGGGCACCGCGACAGAAGCAAAGCTGACCAATGTAGCGATTGCTGCAACGGATATCGACAGTCTGGTCGATTTCGCCCGTGATGAGCAGATTGCCCTAACCGTGGTGGGCCCGGAGGCGCCCTTGGTAGAAGGCGTTGTTGATCGTTTCCAAGCGGCTGGCTTAACTATCTTTGGCCCTACTCAAGCGGCCGCCCAGTTGGAAGGCTCAAAATCTTTTACCAAGGACTTCCTGGCACGCCATGATATTCCTTCGGCTGACTACCAAACGTTTACGGAAGTAGACCCTGCACTGGCCTATTTAAGCAAAATGGGCGCGCCGATTGTGATTAAAGCGGATGGCCTAGCCGCGGGTAAAGGCGTGATTGTGGCACTTAGCGAAGCTGAAGCTGAGGCCGCTATTCGTGACATGCTGGAAGCCAATGCCTTCGGCGGTGCAGGCGCTCGGGTGGTCATTGAAGAGTTTCTGGAAGGTGAAGAGGCTAGCTTCATTGTCATGGTGGACGGTGAGCACGTCGTCCCCATGGCCACAAGCCAGGACCACAAACGCGCCTATGATGGTGATACCGGCCCCAATACCGGCGGTATGGGGGCCTATTCACCAGCACCGGTGGTTACCCCCGAGGTTGATGCACGCATTATGGAACAGGTCATTCTGCCTACTGTGCGGGGAATGGCTGCAGAGGGCAATGCCTACACCGGGTTCTTATATGCAGGCCTGATGATCGATGCGGCGGGTAACCCCAAGGTTATCGAGTACAACTGCCGTTTTGGTGACCCTGAAACCCAGCCGATTATGCTGCGCTTAAACTCTGATTTCGCTGAGCTTTGCTTAGCGGGTGCCGAAGGCAACCTGGCCGGCAAGCGCTGCGAATGGGATACCCGTGCAGCGGTGGGTGTGGTACTGGCGGCCGGTGGCTACCCTGGTAGCTACCGTAAGGGTGATGTGATTACCGGCTTAGCTGCGGCTGAGGAAACGGGCTGCAAAGTGTTTCACGCAGGTACGGCGCAAAATGCCCAGGGCGAGATCACCACGGCAGGTGGCCGTGTGCTGTGTGTAACGGCATTGGGCGATAGCGTCTCTGCGGCGCAGCACCAAGCGTACCAGGGTGTTAATGCTATTCGCTGGGACGGCGTCGAGTGTCGCCGCGATATCGCCTTCAGAGCGATTGCCCGAGAGGAGTAA
- a CDS encoding lytic murein transglycosylase, producing the protein MSRNCSIGRRCRPLLCASLIAAITTPFAASVALANSQLMSEVDSQAATEVSYANFQQWLQDFRQYAAGQGISEATLSNALDGVRYRERVIELDGYQPEFVRPIWEYLDTAVSSTRINNGREKLADHRDTAQQMQQRYGVPAEIIVAIWGIESNYGSNFGDFSTLESLATLAYDGRRRDFARGELLAALRIIDQGDIAAEQMKGSWAGAMGHTQFIPSSFEAYAVDGDGDGRRDIWSSIPDVMASTANYLDRAGWQTGQPWGVEVRLPEGFDYAQTERRSSAEWRNQGVQALQGELPNFDSGAIVIPAGAEGPAFLVGANFRAILRYNNATSYALAVATLGDAIAGRDGIQQSWPRDQAPLTRDDVQELQLTLNRVGYSVGGADGVMGPNTRQGLRNFQRDQGLIPDGFATQQLLELLRQRSQ; encoded by the coding sequence ATGTCTCGTAACTGTTCTATTGGGCGGCGTTGCCGCCCCTTGTTGTGTGCCTCATTAATTGCCGCAATAACTACGCCTTTTGCAGCAAGCGTTGCACTTGCTAACTCTCAACTGATGTCAGAAGTGGATAGTCAGGCTGCCACAGAGGTTAGTTACGCTAATTTTCAGCAGTGGCTTCAAGACTTTCGTCAGTATGCTGCTGGCCAAGGGATCAGCGAAGCAACACTAAGTAATGCGCTGGATGGCGTTCGTTATCGTGAGCGTGTGATTGAGCTCGATGGGTACCAGCCCGAGTTCGTTCGACCTATTTGGGAATATCTGGATACCGCGGTTTCATCTACGCGTATTAATAACGGCCGGGAAAAACTGGCTGACCACCGCGATACCGCGCAGCAAATGCAGCAGCGTTATGGGGTGCCAGCCGAAATTATTGTCGCCATTTGGGGCATCGAGAGTAACTACGGCAGTAATTTTGGTGATTTTTCGACCTTAGAGTCCCTTGCCACGCTGGCTTACGATGGACGGCGTCGTGATTTTGCCCGGGGAGAACTGCTCGCGGCGTTACGAATCATTGACCAAGGTGATATCGCCGCTGAGCAGATGAAAGGCTCCTGGGCTGGAGCCATGGGCCATACCCAGTTTATTCCCAGTAGCTTTGAAGCTTACGCGGTGGATGGTGATGGTGATGGACGCCGCGATATCTGGAGTAGTATTCCTGACGTAATGGCATCAACGGCCAACTATCTTGACCGTGCTGGTTGGCAAACCGGCCAACCTTGGGGTGTCGAGGTACGCTTGCCCGAAGGGTTTGATTACGCCCAGACCGAGCGACGCAGCAGTGCAGAGTGGCGCAACCAAGGCGTGCAGGCGCTGCAGGGCGAACTGCCGAACTTTGATAGCGGCGCCATCGTGATACCCGCTGGCGCGGAAGGCCCAGCCTTTTTGGTAGGCGCTAATTTCCGTGCGATCTTGCGCTATAACAATGCCACCAGTTATGCACTGGCCGTCGCGACGCTAGGGGATGCGATTGCTGGACGTGACGGGATTCAGCAAAGCTGGCCGCGAGATCAAGCACCCCTTACCCGTGATGATGTGCAAGAACTTCAGCTCACGTTAAACCGTGTAGGCTATTCTGTCGGCGGTGCGGACGGCGTCATGGGTCCCAATACGCGGCAAGGTTTGCGGAACTTTCAGCGTGATCAAGGGTTAATACCGGATGGCTTTGCCACCCAGCAGTTGCTTGAACTACTGCGTCAGCGTTCGCAGTAA
- the phaR gene encoding polyhydroxyalkanoate synthesis repressor PhaR → MRVIRKYANRRLYDTQQSRYVTLEDLRRLIIEEEPFKVEDAKSGEDLTRTILLSIIIEQEQADSEAEVFSNDLLAQLIRVYDMTSPLPLSRYLEQGTKLMLEQQKRLQSQWKQAMRNTPLEFMRELTEENMRFWQKTLNQPGQADESGDAEPHEDDSSDADASNDNKPSS, encoded by the coding sequence GTGCGCGTAATTCGCAAATATGCAAATCGCAGGCTTTATGATACTCAGCAGAGTCGCTATGTGACGCTGGAGGACCTGCGCCGTTTAATCATCGAAGAAGAGCCGTTTAAGGTCGAAGATGCCAAAAGCGGAGAAGACCTGACGCGCACCATTCTGCTCTCTATCATTATTGAGCAGGAACAGGCTGACAGCGAAGCGGAAGTTTTTTCTAACGACCTGCTAGCGCAGTTAATCCGTGTTTACGATATGACCTCGCCGCTGCCGCTGTCGCGTTATCTCGAGCAGGGTACGAAGTTGATGTTGGAGCAGCAGAAACGTCTGCAGAGCCAGTGGAAGCAGGCAATGCGCAACACGCCGTTGGAATTTATGCGTGAGCTAACCGAAGAGAACATGCGTTTTTGGCAAAAGACCTTGAACCAGCCTGGTCAAGCCGACGAGTCGGGTGATGCGGAGCCGCATGAGGACGATAGCAGCGACGCCGACGCCAGCAATGATAACAAACCCTCCTCCTGA
- a CDS encoding ATP-dependent zinc protease: MQLMGKMFFSGLVLGAAFLGAGLYASTAMANDDQVFGWVEKATLQPWDIEVKAKLDSGALTSSLDARDIEIFEQDDEEWVRFRLRLEDQESGEVFSDQIERPLYRELAVRGAGGRDERPVVLLEVCMGDTIYEEQFSLRDREEMNYPLLLGRRTIGHLGLLDVRETFLQEPGCGENATFVPHDPNEHKS; encoded by the coding sequence ATGCAGTTGATGGGTAAAATGTTTTTTAGCGGTTTGGTGTTAGGTGCCGCGTTTTTAGGTGCTGGGCTGTATGCTTCCACGGCAATGGCGAATGATGACCAGGTATTCGGTTGGGTTGAAAAAGCCACCCTGCAACCCTGGGATATCGAGGTAAAAGCCAAGCTTGATAGTGGAGCATTAACCTCCTCGCTGGACGCCCGCGATATTGAGATATTCGAGCAGGATGATGAGGAGTGGGTTCGCTTTCGGTTGAGGCTGGAAGATCAGGAAAGTGGCGAAGTGTTCAGCGATCAAATTGAGCGGCCGCTCTATCGCGAATTGGCTGTTCGCGGTGCGGGGGGCCGCGATGAGCGTCCTGTGGTGCTGCTGGAAGTTTGTATGGGTGATACCATTTACGAAGAGCAGTTTAGCCTGCGCGACCGTGAAGAGATGAACTATCCGCTGTTGCTTGGCCGCCGTACCATTGGCCACCTTGGCTTGCTGGATGTGCGTGAAACCTTTTTGCAAGAGCCGGGATGTGGGGAAAACGCCACCTTTGTTCCCCACGATCCAAACGAGCATAAGTCCTGA
- a CDS encoding 16S rRNA (uracil(1498)-N(3))-methyltransferase — protein MNLILLDPNDLTDDGHVCITDPRRLAHLLNVHRSTPGDLLTVGVQGGSMGKAMLKELTAERAYFQLETLDEPPPPPLPAHLVLALPRPRMLARTLEHVTALGVKEITLLHTKRVEKSYWQSPELRPDKIHQHLVLGLEQSRDTQLPSVTLSKGFRPFLEQQLPGLLSKRRGLVAHPGMPNACPRGINDPTLLLVGPEGGFIAWEVEQLMLAGCEGMHLGPRILRVETAVTALLSRLF, from the coding sequence ATGAATTTGATACTGCTTGATCCCAACGATCTCACCGACGATGGCCACGTCTGCATCACCGATCCACGCCGACTGGCACACCTGCTCAATGTCCATCGTTCAACACCCGGCGACCTGCTAACCGTGGGTGTTCAAGGCGGCTCAATGGGGAAAGCGATGCTAAAAGAACTCACCGCCGAGCGCGCGTATTTCCAATTGGAAACTCTCGACGAGCCACCGCCACCACCGCTACCCGCGCATTTGGTATTGGCCCTACCCCGCCCCCGCATGTTGGCGCGGACGTTAGAGCACGTGACCGCACTTGGCGTCAAAGAGATCACCCTGCTGCATACTAAACGGGTTGAGAAGAGCTACTGGCAGTCTCCTGAGCTACGCCCGGATAAAATTCACCAGCACTTGGTACTCGGCTTAGAGCAATCCCGCGACACCCAGCTACCCTCGGTAACCTTAAGTAAGGGCTTTCGTCCTTTTTTGGAACAGCAGTTACCTGGCTTACTCAGCAAACGCCGCGGACTGGTAGCCCATCCCGGTATGCCAAATGCCTGCCCAAGAGGCATCAATGACCCAACCTTGCTACTGGTAGGCCCAGAGGGCGGCTTTATCGCTTGGGAGGTAGAGCAACTAATGTTGGCTGGCTGCGAGGGAATGCATCTTGGCCCGCGCATTTTACGCGTTGAAACAGCCGTGACCGCTCTTCTGTCACGGCTGTTTTAA